From Paraburkholderia sabiae, a single genomic window includes:
- a CDS encoding ABC transporter permease — MSRFFSVTRWWGIVLKEFIQLRRDRITFGMIVGLPIMQLALFGFAINTDPKHLHTAVIIGDESQFSRSFVAAMKNSDYFRVVDTLPNDEAGRQALARGDVTFVVSIPVDFSRRLLRGEHPSLLVEADATDPTATQAPLAALPGLVQSVADKDMKGPLERLTGKPAPFDVEIHRLYNPEGITQYNVVPGLMGTILTLTMVMMTGLAMTRERERGTMENLLATPVLPLEVIAGKLVPYIAIGLVQSSIILAAARFVFNVPFVGSLVALYVAALLFIAANLTVGITLSSIAQNQLQAMQLTIFYFLPSLLLSGFMFPFAGMPVWAQWIGNLLPLTYFNRLVRGILLKGNGWADLWPSVWPVAIFTVVVMAIAVRFYRRTLD; from the coding sequence GTGAGCCGCTTCTTTTCCGTGACGCGCTGGTGGGGCATCGTGCTCAAGGAGTTCATCCAGTTGCGGCGCGACCGTATCACGTTCGGCATGATCGTCGGCTTGCCGATCATGCAGCTCGCCCTGTTCGGTTTCGCGATCAACACCGATCCGAAGCATCTGCACACGGCCGTCATCATCGGCGATGAGAGTCAGTTTTCGCGCAGCTTCGTCGCGGCGATGAAGAACTCCGACTACTTCCGTGTCGTCGATACGCTGCCCAACGACGAGGCCGGCCGGCAAGCGCTGGCGCGCGGCGACGTGACCTTCGTGGTGTCGATTCCCGTCGATTTTTCGCGGCGTCTCTTGCGCGGCGAGCACCCTTCGCTGCTGGTCGAAGCCGACGCCACCGATCCCACCGCGACGCAGGCGCCCCTCGCCGCGCTGCCCGGACTCGTGCAATCCGTCGCAGACAAGGACATGAAGGGGCCGCTCGAGCGTCTGACCGGCAAGCCCGCCCCGTTCGACGTCGAGATTCACAGACTGTACAACCCAGAGGGGATCACGCAGTACAACGTCGTGCCGGGCCTGATGGGCACGATCCTCACGCTGACGATGGTCATGATGACGGGCCTCGCGATGACGCGCGAACGCGAGCGCGGCACGATGGAAAACCTGCTCGCGACGCCCGTACTGCCGCTCGAAGTGATCGCGGGCAAGCTGGTGCCGTATATCGCGATCGGGCTCGTGCAATCGTCGATCATTCTGGCGGCGGCGCGATTCGTGTTCAATGTGCCGTTCGTCGGCAGTCTGGTCGCACTGTATGTCGCGGCGCTGCTGTTCATCGCGGCGAATCTGACGGTCGGCATTACGTTGTCGTCGATTGCGCAGAACCAGTTGCAGGCGATGCAGCTGACCATTTTCTACTTTCTGCCGAGCCTGCTGCTGTCGGGCTTCATGTTCCCGTTCGCGGGCATGCCTGTGTGGGCGCAATGGATCGGCAATCTGCTTCCGCTTACGTATTTCAACCGGCTCGTGCGCGGCATTCTGCTGAAAGGCAATGGCTGGGCGGACTTGTGGCCGTCGGTTTGGCCCGTCGCGATCTTCACGGTTGTCGTGATGGCCATTGCCGTGCGCTTCTATCGGCGCACGCTGGATTAG
- a CDS encoding ABC transporter ATP-binding protein — translation MSAQNDTQQGSLAIDVHNLNKHFGDKHVVNDVTLQVAHGEIFGFLGPNGSGKTTSIRLMCGLLTPDSGSGTCLGYDIVRDSAQIKRNVGYMTQRFSYWEDMTIRENLDFVARIYQMRDRKEKVDRALENLGLQTRADQMTGALSGGWKQRLALAACMLHEPKLLLLDEPTAGVDPTARRDFWEELHRLAAQGISVLVSTHYMDEAERCHKLAYIAYGKLLAQGTAQEVIDSQALATWAIHGGRLTELSERLRKTPGVDQTVVFGSALHASGHDHAALEKAIRQITSGLPVRIEQIETGLEDVFIYMMSRSADNYGKPS, via the coding sequence ATGAGCGCACAAAACGACACGCAGCAAGGCTCGCTCGCGATCGACGTGCACAACCTGAACAAGCATTTCGGCGACAAGCACGTCGTCAACGACGTGACGCTGCAGGTCGCGCATGGCGAAATCTTCGGCTTTCTCGGCCCGAACGGCAGCGGCAAGACGACGTCGATCCGTCTGATGTGCGGCCTGCTCACGCCCGATTCCGGCAGCGGTACCTGCCTCGGCTACGACATCGTGCGCGACAGCGCGCAGATCAAGCGCAATGTCGGCTACATGACGCAGCGCTTCTCGTACTGGGAAGACATGACGATCCGCGAGAACCTCGACTTCGTCGCACGCATCTATCAGATGCGCGATCGCAAGGAGAAGGTCGACCGCGCGCTCGAAAACCTCGGCTTGCAGACGCGCGCGGATCAGATGACAGGCGCGCTGTCGGGCGGCTGGAAGCAGCGGCTCGCGCTCGCCGCCTGCATGCTGCACGAACCGAAACTGCTGCTGCTCGACGAACCGACAGCGGGCGTCGATCCCACCGCGCGCCGCGACTTCTGGGAAGAGCTGCATCGGCTTGCCGCGCAGGGAATATCGGTGCTGGTCAGCACACACTACATGGACGAAGCGGAGCGCTGTCACAAGCTCGCGTATATCGCGTATGGGAAGCTGCTCGCGCAAGGCACTGCGCAGGAAGTGATCGATTCGCAGGCGCTTGCGACATGGGCGATTCACGGCGGGCGCCTGACCGAACTGTCGGAACGGCTGCGAAAAACGCCTGGCGTCGATCAGACCGTCGTGTTCGGCTCCGCGCTGCACGCGAGCGGCCACGACCACGCGGCGCTCGAAAAAGCCATCCGGCAGATCACCTCCGGCCTGCCCGTGCGGATCGAACAGATCGAAACCGGTCTCGAAGACGTCTTCATCTACATGATGAGCCGCTCGGCCGACAACTACGGAAAACCATCGTGA
- a CDS encoding HlyD family secretion protein: MKPFPFFARGARLVTALAVCAVLGACLQHAGNTWQGYVEGEFVYLGSSQSGKLTQLQVARGDQVTADAPVFALESVDETAALQQAQQQLAAARAQLADIQTGKRPPEVDVTKAQLAQAIANARKATLQLTRDEAQYRVGGIPKGQLDDTRAAADAANAQVRELTHEVQVARLPGRSQQLLAQSAQVEAAQAAVAQAQWKLDQKRVSAPAKGRIYDTLYRVGEWVQAGSPVVQMLPPQNVKVRFFVPETVVGSLAPGRALTIHCDGCASDVNAKITYVSSSAEYTPPVIYSNESRAKLVFMVEAHPSVDDAPRLHPGQPVSVTLQ; the protein is encoded by the coding sequence ATGAAGCCCTTCCCTTTCTTCGCGCGCGGCGCGCGGCTCGTCACTGCGCTCGCCGTCTGCGCTGTGCTCGGCGCGTGCTTGCAACATGCCGGCAACACCTGGCAAGGTTATGTCGAAGGCGAATTCGTGTATCTCGGCTCGTCGCAATCGGGCAAGCTCACGCAACTTCAGGTTGCGCGCGGCGATCAGGTCACGGCGGACGCGCCCGTGTTCGCGCTCGAATCCGTCGACGAAACGGCGGCCTTGCAGCAGGCCCAGCAACAGCTCGCCGCGGCCCGCGCGCAGCTCGCGGATATCCAGACGGGCAAGCGTCCGCCCGAAGTCGACGTGACGAAGGCGCAACTCGCGCAGGCCATTGCGAATGCGCGCAAGGCCACGCTGCAATTGACGCGCGACGAGGCGCAGTATCGCGTCGGTGGCATTCCGAAGGGACAGCTCGACGATACGCGCGCCGCCGCCGATGCCGCCAATGCACAAGTGCGCGAACTCACGCACGAAGTTCAGGTCGCGCGATTGCCGGGCCGCTCGCAGCAGTTGCTAGCACAGTCCGCGCAGGTTGAAGCGGCGCAGGCCGCCGTCGCGCAGGCGCAATGGAAGCTCGACCAGAAGCGCGTGAGCGCGCCCGCCAAAGGCCGCATCTACGACACGCTGTACCGCGTCGGCGAATGGGTGCAAGCGGGCAGCCCCGTCGTGCAGATGCTGCCGCCGCAAAACGTGAAGGTGCGCTTCTTCGTCCCGGAAACCGTGGTCGGCTCGCTCGCACCCGGTCGCGCACTGACGATTCACTGCGACGGCTGCGCGTCGGATGTGAACGCGAAGATCACTTACGTATCGAGTTCGGCCGAATACACGCCGCCCGTCATCTACAGCAACGAGAGCCGCGCGAAGCTCGTGTTCATGGTCGAAGCGCATCCTTCCGTCGACGATGCGCCGCGCCTGCATCCCGGCCAGCCCGTTTCGGTGACGCTGCAATGA
- a CDS encoding TetR/AcrR family transcriptional regulator, with protein sequence MDPKRQPAKPRGRRPVVENFDVREHLLDAATRLFSERGIAATTVAQIAAAAEVTSALVHYYFTNRETLLDAIVEERLAPSVGFVWSAAADDSNDDPFVMVGEFVARLFDVTGRMPWLPPLWLREVINEGGMLRDRMITRIPFDNIKRFGARIKKAQQAGAVNPELDPLLMFNSIIALVMLPQAAAKVWQSVRGFPAIERETLQQHATALLLGGMRAPAASPARKMARKATRRPTTRPST encoded by the coding sequence ATGGATCCGAAACGTCAACCGGCCAAACCTCGCGGCCGCCGCCCCGTCGTCGAGAATTTCGATGTGCGCGAACACCTGCTCGACGCCGCCACGCGTCTTTTCTCCGAGCGCGGCATCGCGGCCACCACGGTCGCGCAAATCGCCGCCGCCGCGGAGGTCACGTCGGCGCTGGTGCACTACTACTTCACGAATCGCGAGACGCTGCTCGATGCGATCGTCGAGGAACGGCTCGCACCCTCCGTCGGTTTCGTGTGGAGCGCCGCCGCGGATGACTCGAACGACGATCCGTTCGTGATGGTCGGCGAATTCGTCGCGCGTCTGTTCGACGTGACAGGCCGCATGCCGTGGCTGCCGCCGCTGTGGCTGCGCGAAGTCATCAACGAAGGCGGCATGCTGCGCGACCGGATGATCACGCGCATTCCGTTCGATAACATCAAACGCTTCGGCGCGCGCATCAAGAAGGCGCAGCAGGCGGGCGCGGTCAATCCCGAACTCGATCCGCTGCTGATGTTCAACTCGATCATCGCGCTCGTGATGCTGCCGCAAGCGGCTGCGAAGGTGTGGCAAAGCGTGCGCGGCTTCCCGGCCATCGAACGCGAGACACTACAGCAACACGCGACGGCATTGCTGCTCGGCGGCATGCGTGCGCCGGCGGCGAGCCCCGCGCGCAAGATGGCACGCAAAGCCACGCGCCGTCCTACGACGAGGCCCAGCACATGA
- a CDS encoding response regulator transcription factor produces the protein MASILIVDDHPAFRLVIKTHLLQLLGTQEVFEADNGQSAMEMARQFVPDLTILDLDIPRINGLDVLARLKAIFPGMRVLILSSHDAATFISRAMRAGAQGFVSKSQDVKEIMRSVEAVMSGYSVFPVAPASAGPSAQSGAEQSRLELLSDKELVILQMLAKGMSNKTIGDALFISNKTVSSHKTRLMSKVGVETLVELVDFARRCGIATAQQ, from the coding sequence TTGGCTTCTATACTCATCGTGGACGATCATCCGGCTTTCCGCCTGGTTATCAAGACTCATCTGCTGCAATTGCTCGGCACTCAGGAAGTGTTTGAAGCAGACAATGGCCAATCCGCGATGGAAATGGCACGTCAATTCGTGCCTGACCTGACCATTCTCGATCTGGATATTCCGCGCATAAATGGTCTCGATGTGCTCGCGCGTCTGAAAGCCATATTTCCCGGCATGCGCGTGCTGATCCTGTCGAGTCACGATGCAGCCACCTTCATTTCTCGCGCAATGCGCGCGGGCGCTCAAGGGTTCGTCAGCAAGTCGCAGGACGTAAAGGAAATCATGCGCAGCGTCGAGGCGGTGATGTCGGGTTATAGCGTGTTTCCCGTCGCGCCCGCGAGCGCTGGCCCGAGCGCGCAAAGCGGCGCCGAACAGAGCAGGCTGGAGCTGCTCTCCGACAAGGAACTCGTCATTCTGCAAATGCTTGCCAAAGGCATGTCGAACAAAACCATCGGCGATGCGCTCTTCATCAGCAACAAGACGGTCAGCAGTCACAAGACGCGTTTGATGAGCAAGGTCGGCGTCGAAACGCTCGTCGAACTCGTCGACTTTGCGCGACGCTGTGGCATCGCCACGGCCCAGCAATGA
- a CDS encoding Hpt domain-containing protein, whose amino-acid sequence MTAVCVRTAFGLAVQANGLQERIDALALGDRAVALDVTSALIDTNRATLRYMTDARDTTDWDGLARAAHRLAGSLSMLQCRPEIALAIRLERAALEHDAPAIAELLPVVAKAVACLNEELSALLV is encoded by the coding sequence ATGACGGCCGTCTGCGTGCGGACCGCCTTCGGCCTCGCCGTGCAAGCGAATGGGTTGCAGGAAAGAATCGACGCGCTCGCGCTCGGCGATCGCGCCGTTGCACTGGACGTGACCAGCGCGCTGATTGATACGAACCGCGCAACGCTGCGCTACATGACGGACGCCCGGGACACTACCGACTGGGACGGCCTGGCGCGCGCGGCGCACCGTCTCGCGGGTTCGTTGAGCATGCTGCAATGCAGGCCCGAAATCGCGCTGGCAATACGTCTGGAGCGGGCGGCGCTCGAGCACGACGCGCCGGCTATTGCCGAATTGCTGCCCGTCGTCGCGAAGGCGGTTGCTTGCCTGAACGAGGAACTCAGTGCGCTGCTTGTCTGA
- a CDS encoding response regulator: protein MNLRSSGTASLLARTFGLRAPIGALALFGSFAAYDAPLAGSTAAALLLLAHGLRAAALSRDAQRALEFRVEQLETLLRTEQQNHATREAGFAQAQQKAIATLDEALGVLHSAQRRIVSCARALGDALDPETSSLHPLRSAAETFAHIAHEALDHIPPADRAIVFDEDSVDLRELIDGVALLVAPIAARQQARLQICIDRSVAALVLADRARLGQTLFNLLVHATEASGQGVVTLSARAESLNAGAQRIVIGINGTATAAGTICEHPDLTLARVIARKMGGDITILEGKRVGVCIALHAPFTIERHEWSVHGNERRWACVDVDNYTDRQAICEALRKLGITTLPSDAKPPVHIDYRFVERGQMPSAHGEKHLIVVTRDALPGGIRERDGSIELSLNPLSWTALRQLCDARGDVADISAERPVPLQPAQFRPASQRQNVLVVDDNDVNRKVLARQLDVLGYRCVSASSGEEALDVLGRESIDLLITDLQMPGMNGVDLARQVRGAADGSSHAVPVILLSANHDTKMSERDRALFGVILVKTSGLNALDDALKRLLPPSTRLEKYDFTALDSLAEQGVDIDALLRDWQQSMSDDLADLARRRASHDEPGMRRALHKLAGAVGIVGNHGLMNALQRASAARGPIDHALLDGLVTRISAQMNDLDSRGSQRQSGT from the coding sequence ATGAATTTGCGCTCGTCCGGTACTGCATCGTTACTCGCTCGCACGTTCGGCTTGCGCGCGCCCATCGGCGCACTCGCGCTATTCGGCTCGTTCGCGGCATACGATGCGCCGCTCGCGGGTTCGACGGCGGCGGCGCTGCTTTTGCTCGCGCACGGTCTGCGGGCAGCCGCTCTTTCGCGCGACGCGCAGCGTGCGCTCGAATTTCGCGTCGAGCAACTCGAAACACTGCTGCGCACCGAACAGCAGAACCACGCGACGCGCGAAGCCGGGTTCGCGCAAGCGCAGCAAAAGGCGATCGCGACGCTCGATGAAGCTCTCGGCGTGTTGCACAGCGCGCAGCGCAGGATCGTGTCGTGCGCGCGGGCTTTGGGCGATGCGCTCGATCCCGAAACGTCGTCGCTCCATCCACTGCGCAGCGCGGCCGAAACGTTCGCGCACATTGCGCACGAAGCGCTCGATCACATCCCGCCTGCGGACCGAGCTATCGTTTTCGATGAAGATTCCGTCGATCTGCGCGAACTGATCGACGGCGTCGCACTGCTCGTTGCGCCCATTGCCGCGCGTCAGCAGGCGCGGCTGCAGATATGCATCGACCGCTCGGTTGCAGCGCTCGTACTTGCCGATCGCGCAAGGCTCGGGCAAACCTTGTTCAACCTGCTCGTGCATGCGACGGAAGCGTCTGGCCAAGGCGTCGTTACGCTCTCTGCACGCGCCGAATCGCTGAACGCGGGCGCGCAACGCATCGTGATCGGCATCAACGGCACGGCAACGGCAGCCGGTACGATCTGCGAGCATCCCGACCTCACACTCGCTCGCGTGATCGCGAGAAAAATGGGCGGCGACATTACAATCCTCGAAGGCAAGCGCGTGGGCGTTTGCATCGCGCTGCATGCGCCGTTCACGATCGAGCGGCACGAATGGTCCGTGCACGGCAACGAGCGCCGCTGGGCCTGCGTCGACGTCGACAACTACACGGATCGCCAGGCGATCTGCGAGGCGTTGAGAAAGCTCGGCATCACCACGTTGCCGTCCGACGCAAAGCCTCCCGTGCACATCGACTATCGCTTTGTCGAACGAGGCCAGATGCCGTCTGCGCATGGCGAGAAGCACCTGATCGTCGTGACGCGCGATGCGCTGCCGGGCGGTATCCGCGAACGCGACGGAAGCATCGAGTTGTCGCTCAACCCGCTGTCGTGGACGGCGCTCCGACAACTATGCGACGCACGCGGCGACGTGGCTGACATCTCCGCCGAACGTCCCGTGCCGTTGCAGCCGGCGCAATTTCGTCCCGCTTCGCAGCGGCAAAACGTCCTTGTCGTCGACGACAACGATGTGAATCGCAAGGTGCTCGCGCGGCAACTCGACGTGCTCGGTTATCGCTGTGTCAGCGCGAGTTCGGGCGAAGAAGCGCTTGACGTGCTGGGCCGCGAAAGCATCGATCTGCTGATCACCGACCTGCAGATGCCTGGCATGAACGGCGTCGACCTCGCGCGTCAGGTGCGCGGAGCGGCTGACGGTTCCAGCCATGCCGTGCCGGTCATCCTGCTGTCGGCGAATCACGATACGAAGATGAGCGAGCGCGACCGCGCGCTATTCGGCGTCATCCTCGTCAAGACATCGGGACTGAACGCACTCGACGACGCCCTCAAGCGCCTGCTTCCCCCGTCGACGCGCCTCGAGAAATACGATTTCACCGCGCTCGATTCGCTCGCCGAGCAAGGCGTGGACATCGACGCCTTGCTGCGCGACTGGCAGCAGTCGATGAGCGACGACCTTGCCGATCTCGCCCGGCGCCGTGCGTCACACGACGAGCCCGGCATGCGGCGCGCGTTGCACAAGCTTGCGGGCGCCGTGGGCATCGTCGGCAATCATGGCCTCATGAACGCGCTGCAGCGCGCGAGCGCCGCGCGAGGGCCCATCGATCATGCGCTGCTCGATGGACTCGTCACGCGTATCAGCGCGCAGATGAACGACCTCGACAGCCGTGGATCTCAGCGGCAATCCGGCACTTGA
- a CDS encoding response regulator transcription factor produces the protein MIKNGPRMKRIVIVDDHPMIRGAIASILSSDSELRIVGESGDGEEGLRMVLSLNPDLVVLDLDLPNLDGLSMIRRIRAQDDGIRILVLSAKPDHVMSLHTQQAGANGYVSKGRELTEMLTAARTVLLGFDCFPASAPHTGKAGGLDVLSPREMEVLQYLARGVSNKEIASRLFLSDKTVSTYKTRLCEKLGLSSLAALIEFATLHKLID, from the coding sequence ATGATAAAGAACGGGCCAAGAATGAAAAGAATTGTCATCGTCGACGATCACCCGATGATTCGCGGCGCAATCGCAAGCATTCTGAGTTCAGATTCGGAGTTGCGGATCGTAGGCGAATCTGGCGACGGAGAAGAAGGACTGAGAATGGTCCTATCGCTGAATCCGGATCTCGTCGTGCTCGACCTCGATTTGCCGAACCTGGACGGGCTATCGATGATTCGACGCATTCGCGCACAAGACGACGGCATCCGCATCCTGGTGTTATCCGCGAAGCCCGATCACGTGATGTCGCTCCACACCCAGCAGGCCGGCGCGAACGGTTATGTCAGCAAGGGCCGCGAACTGACCGAAATGCTCACGGCCGCGCGGACCGTGCTGCTGGGTTTCGACTGCTTTCCGGCTAGCGCGCCGCATACGGGCAAGGCAGGCGGTCTCGATGTGTTGTCGCCGCGCGAAATGGAAGTGCTGCAATATCTCGCGCGCGGCGTCAGCAACAAGGAAATCGCGAGCCGGCTCTTTCTCAGCGACAAGACAGTCAGCACTTACAAGACGCGGCTGTGCGAAAAGCTGGGGCTGTCGTCGCTCGCTGCGTTGATCGAGTTCGCCACGCTGCACAAGCTGATCGACTGA
- a CDS encoding response regulator transcription factor, producing MVVDDHPVMRRALCYVLDESTDFELVAEAGTVADALAAAAEHEPALAIVDLRLPDGDGLDLIAQLREAQPGLRTVVFSSVDERLNAMHVRKAGAHGFVSKLRDPEELLASLRLVMIGYTCFAAELVEPSGIALSRRETSVLHRLIRGQSNVDIAESLNLSPKTVSTYKTRLMQKLDLQNVVDLVEYAKTNGLTS from the coding sequence ATGGTCGTCGACGATCATCCGGTCATGCGGCGCGCGCTGTGTTACGTGCTCGACGAATCCACCGATTTCGAACTGGTCGCCGAAGCCGGAACCGTCGCCGACGCATTGGCGGCGGCAGCGGAGCACGAGCCTGCGCTTGCCATCGTCGATCTGCGTTTGCCCGATGGCGACGGACTCGATCTGATCGCCCAGTTGCGCGAAGCGCAGCCCGGCTTGCGAACCGTGGTTTTTTCATCGGTCGACGAGCGGCTCAATGCGATGCATGTCCGCAAGGCCGGCGCGCATGGTTTCGTGAGCAAGCTTCGCGATCCGGAAGAACTGCTCGCCAGCCTGAGACTGGTGATGATCGGCTACACCTGTTTCGCTGCCGAACTCGTCGAACCGTCGGGCATCGCGCTTTCGCGGCGGGAAACGTCTGTGTTGCATCGGCTGATTCGCGGACAGAGCAATGTCGATATCGCTGAATCGCTTAATCTGAGTCCCAAAACCGTCAGCACGTACAAGACGCGTCTTATGCAAAAGCTCGATTTGCAAAATGTCGTCGATCTCGTCGAGTACGCGAAGACGAACGGACTGACGAGCTAG
- a CDS encoding Hpt domain-containing protein, with amino-acid sequence MTDGWAHLLAEGPHNLHAMLVQTIRDDLKAAFDALAVGDAARVAFLAHRLKGSARLSDDKAATALCAALEAAGQAGEIERARLFLMTLERAFSTARGPQ; translated from the coding sequence ATGACGGACGGCTGGGCGCATCTCCTGGCCGAAGGTCCGCACAATCTGCACGCGATGCTGGTTCAGACCATACGCGATGATCTGAAGGCAGCCTTCGATGCACTCGCTGTTGGTGACGCGGCGCGCGTCGCGTTTTTGGCGCATCGTTTGAAGGGTTCGGCGCGGCTATCGGACGACAAAGCCGCGACTGCGCTATGCGCTGCACTAGAAGCGGCGGGGCAGGCGGGCGAGATCGAACGTGCGCGCCTGTTTCTGATGACGCTCGAGCGCGCATTCAGCACTGCGCGCGGCCCGCAATGA
- a CDS encoding OmpA family protein: MKHSLMTRTCIALSALVAGCTSTASRDALQVQNPTVLLRGVDTTQDNAAGAATPAWLDQYRTADNTHAPDSIQKRLDALGPHKDNYFGFKAQCWLDAAREERSHWNHWGFVEEALREASRLTTALETGGGLYAENPDLRTAAVVRPDIWKQILTAKAAPAFASCSQAQRLTACSEVEMIHAGHEAWTRDFKGSTQRVDDVTKRLPQIDAALAACTPPVVPQTAEPAPKVTLQSDATFAFDRGDIAGLLPEGRARLDQLIREVKQAGDVTAIRVDGYTDRLGSSTHNARLSTIRAETVKRYLAAGGVDAPISARGMGATNPLAQCDERERESLIRCLAPDRRVELSIKRGESAR, from the coding sequence ATGAAGCATTCATTGATGACGCGGACGTGCATCGCGTTGTCGGCGCTCGTCGCCGGCTGCACGTCGACTGCGTCGCGCGACGCGTTGCAGGTGCAGAACCCGACGGTTCTGCTGCGCGGCGTCGACACGACGCAGGACAACGCGGCGGGCGCGGCCACGCCGGCATGGCTCGATCAGTATCGAACCGCCGACAATACGCACGCGCCCGATTCGATCCAGAAGCGTCTGGACGCACTCGGTCCGCACAAGGACAACTATTTCGGCTTCAAGGCGCAATGCTGGCTCGACGCCGCGCGCGAAGAGCGCTCGCACTGGAACCACTGGGGATTCGTCGAAGAAGCGCTGCGCGAAGCGAGCCGTCTCACGACGGCGCTGGAAACGGGCGGCGGGCTTTATGCCGAGAATCCCGACTTGCGCACGGCGGCTGTCGTGCGGCCGGATATATGGAAGCAGATTCTGACGGCGAAGGCAGCGCCGGCGTTCGCGTCGTGTTCGCAAGCGCAGCGCCTGACGGCCTGCTCCGAAGTCGAAATGATTCACGCGGGCCACGAAGCGTGGACGCGCGATTTCAAGGGCAGCACGCAGCGCGTCGACGACGTGACGAAACGCTTGCCGCAAATCGACGCCGCGCTCGCCGCATGTACGCCGCCTGTCGTGCCGCAGACAGCGGAACCCGCGCCGAAAGTGACGCTGCAAAGCGACGCGACCTTTGCTTTCGATCGCGGCGATATCGCGGGCCTGTTGCCTGAAGGCAGAGCCAGACTCGATCAGCTGATACGCGAGGTCAAACAGGCCGGTGACGTGACGGCTATCCGCGTCGATGGCTACACGGACAGGCTGGGCAGCAGCACGCATAACGCGCGGCTTTCCACGATACGCGCCGAGACCGTGAAGCGCTATCTCGCCGCGGGCGGCGTCGACGCGCCGATCAGCGCGCGCGGCATGGGCGCGACGAATCCGCTCGCGCAATGCGACGAGCGCGAACGGGAGTCATTGATCCGCTGTCTTGCGCCCGACCGGCGCGTCGAACTGAGCATCAAGCGCGGCGAGTCCGCTCGCTGA